GTCCGGCCGTTCCTCGCGATCGACCTTGATGTTGACGAACAGGCTGTTCATCACCGCCGCCGTGGCGGGGTCCTCGAAGGACTCGTGCGCCATCACGTGGCACCAGTGGCAGGCCGAGTAGCCGATCGACAGCAGGATCGGCTTGTCCTGCGCGCGCGCCAGGGCCAGCGCCGCGTCGCCCCAGGGGTGCCAGTCGACCGGGTTGTGAGCGTGTTGCAGCAGATACGGACTGCGCTCGGCAGCCAGGCGGTTGGCCGGGTGGCCGGATGAGGCGACGTTGGACATGGCGGCAGGCGGTGGCAAGCGGGGTTGCCGGATCATGCCGGATAATCGGTGCCCATGTTGCACCATCCCGCCATCGACCCGGTCGCCTTGCACCTTGGCCCGCTGGCCATCCGCTGGTATGGCCTCATGTATCTGGTCGGCTTCGCGGCCGCCTGGTGGCTGGGTCGAAGGCGCGCGCAGCGCCCTGGCAGCGGCTGGCAGGTGAGCGAACTCGGTGACCTGATTTTCTACTGCGCCATGGGCGCGGTGCTCGGCGGGCGCATCGGCTACGTGCTGTTCTACCAGCCCGGTTACTACCTGTCCCATCCGGCAGCCATCCTGCAGGCCTGGCAGGGCGGCATGTCGTTTCACGGCGGGCTGATCGGCGTGCTGCTGGCGTGCTGGCTGTTCGGGCGCAAGACCGGCCGCGGCTTCTTCACGGTGACCGATTTTGCGGCGCCGCTGGTGCCGACCGGGCTGCTGGCCGGGCGGCTTGGCAACTTCATCAACGGCGAGCTGTGGGGGCGGGTCACGGACCTGCCCTGGGGCATGGTCTTCGAGGGCGCCGGCGCGCTGCCACGGCATCCTTCGCAGCTTTATCAGGCGGCGCTCGAAGGCGGGCTGCTGTTCGTCATCCTGTGGCTGTATTCGGCCCGGCCGCGGCCGGTGATGGCGGTGTCCGGGGTGTTCCTGATCGGCTACGGCGCGCTGCGTTTCATCGGTGAATTTGCGCGCGAGCCGGATGCCTTTCTGGGCTTTATCGCCTTCGACTGGCTGACCATGGGTCAGCTGCTGTGCCTGCCGATGTTGGTCGCGGGAGCGGTGCTGCTGGTGCTCAGTCGTCGGCACAGCGCGGCCTGATGCACGGCTTCTTTGCCGAACTGGTCATCATCCTCACCGCCTCGGCGCTGGTGCTGGCGGCGTTCTACCGTCTGCGCCTGCCACCCACGCTGGGCTATCTGACCACCGGCCTGCTGATCGGGCCCGGTGCGCTCGGTCTGGTGGGCAACCAGGAGGCGGTGCAGTACCTGGCCGAGTTCGGTGTGGTGTTCCTGCTGTTCTCGCTGGGTCTGGAATTTTCGCTGTCGCGCCTGCTGGCCATGCGCCGGCTGGTGTTTGGCCTGGGCGGCGGGCAGGTGCTGATCTGCACGGCGGCGTTCATGGCGGTCGGGCTCGGCGTTGGCCTGTCGCCGCCGCTGGCGCTGCTGATGGCGGCGGTGCTGGCGCTGTCGTCCACCGCGGTGGTGACGCGGGAGCTGGCCCGCAGCGGCGAGCTGTACGCCCGCCACGGCCAGCTCGGCGTGGCGGTACTGCTGTTTCAGGACCTGGCGGCGGTGCTGTTCCTGATTCTGATCCCGGCCCTGGCCACCGAGGGCGATGGCCTGCCGCTGATGCTCGCCGTTACCGTCGCCAAGGGCCTGGTGCTGTT
This Immundisolibacter cernigliae DNA region includes the following protein-coding sequences:
- the lgt gene encoding prolipoprotein diacylglyceryl transferase, with the translated sequence MLHHPAIDPVALHLGPLAIRWYGLMYLVGFAAAWWLGRRRAQRPGSGWQVSELGDLIFYCAMGAVLGGRIGYVLFYQPGYYLSHPAAILQAWQGGMSFHGGLIGVLLACWLFGRKTGRGFFTVTDFAAPLVPTGLLAGRLGNFINGELWGRVTDLPWGMVFEGAGALPRHPSQLYQAALEGGLLFVILWLYSARPRPVMAVSGVFLIGYGALRFIGEFAREPDAFLGFIAFDWLTMGQLLCLPMLVAGAVLLVLSRRHSAA